The following DNA comes from Naumovozyma castellii chromosome 4, complete genome.
ACTACTTTCATCTAAATTTTGCACCTGTGAACTTTGTGAATAATTTGGCCATTCAAAAGTAactttttcatcttttgGAAGATACGATAGCGCAGCTAAAATAACACCAATAGGTCTCTCACCACAAATGGTGTTTCCCGTAATTTCTAAATACCTTTTCCAAGCCTTGTATCTGTTCTCATTAGTTGATTCAGATAACGTATGCATGGCAGCCCTAtctaatatttcaatagATTTCCAAATGGGCACTTGATGATGCTTTAATTTACTTCTTGCAGTTAacatttcaatttctgtCTCCTCTTCCATAGCCTCCTTTAATTCACCTTCACTACCGACATAGCCAGTATATTCAAATCGTCTCCCCCAATGACAAAAATCACTACTTAAGATGAATAAGTTTTCAGGGTCCACCAAATATTTAGCCAACTCTTCTCCAACTTCCATATCCACTTCGGTAGAATTATGTGACACCATCATAGGTATCACTTTCACTTGTTCCAATTCTATGTCACGCCATTTCAAAGTCTGTGCCAACATGGAAAATTGCATCTCTAAAGAATGCTCATCCATATCCACATCTTGATTCATAAATGCAAATAACTTTTTACCATGTTTCGCTTTAACCAATTTCTTACAAACGTCCTTATCCACTTTAAATTCACCCAAAGGTGTTTCAATAGCATCAAACCCACTCACAAACACTTCATTCTTGAAATAGATATGATGAGAGGGACCCAATATGAAAACTCTCTTTACCTTCTTAGTTAATGCTAATGACGCAAATGAATACGCCATTGTATGACCACAATACCTATACCCAGCATGAGGAGAAATAATGACTCTCGCATTGGAAACGATAGGTTTCTTTGTGCTGGTTAAGTACGTTTGTAATTGGTGGGAAAGATCAGTGGCATTCTTGGAATACCAGGAACCAGCATGTGTTGCAGGACGGATAGACATTTTGcttcttatttttttacTTTAGTTTTGTTAGGATTGCATCGTacaagaggaagaaagaACTTGTGTGGATCATCCTTGTTTATCTTTCCTCCCTTTTCGTTGGGTCCCTTTTATATGGGATgtgattattatttgttcGGAATGAAATTTAAAGGAAACAGGGGCAATCGCTACCGATGTTAAGACGAAACCGAAGAGAATACATACGGATCAACCCTCGCTATTTTGATGATCTGCACAAATGGGGTTTTATGTCTTATAATTATAAACTTTTTATGTATGTAGAGAAAAgatcaaataaattatgCTAGGTGAGAATGAGCTAGTAAGTAGAATGGTGTGGGGTAGCGAACAATTATTAGTGAATACGGTTAGCTCTTCTAGTCTGAATCTTCAGAATCAGATTCAGAATCAGATTTGTTGTCCAATTCTTTACTTTCCAATAGTGCTTGCAATTCAGCATCTTCTGTGGCAGTGACTGCCTTTGGTGGCATTGTGACATTACAAACACcatcatatttggaaatagTTTCgttaatcttttcaatggcTTCTTGTAATTTGGCAATACCTTGTTGTTTATCCAAGGCTTGCGTTGTTAGGACATATAATGGAGCAGCTACCAATTTCACTTtaatttccatttgttCAGTGGACAAATCTTCTGCAGCTTTCAAAGCTTCTTTAATGGCATCAATACCTTCATAACTGAAGCATGAGACTTCAACATCTGCTCTAATCTTGACAGCCTGTGGTGTTAACCTCTTTGAAATGTAAACttttaattcattcaatatttccTTAGATGGAGGTTCAATACCTTCCCAAACggtttcatcaataatagAAAGTTTAAAAGCTTCGTATGCATTTCCATACTTTCGACTTAAAGGCCATGCAATACTCTTGTATAAGTCTTCTAATGGGATCTGGAATTTCTCAGCACAGAACCTTAGAATTGAATTAACAGCCTTTGATTTTTGgtatttttcttcacaattaataatatcctCCGATGAAACACGACGTTTCGATAAGTCAATGTAACCTTTCTCCTTATCTACACGAAGAACCACGGCAACGTCATTCTTACCCACACgaattaatttttgaatgGATCTAATACGTCTACGAGACAATTCACTCAAAAGAATCATACCTTCAATATTGTCATATTCTAACAGTTTGACGTATGCACCCATTTCGGCAATTTGTTGGACATTGACCATGACGATGTCATCGACTTCTGGGAATTTGTTTTCGTAAAATCTACAATGGTTAGTGGTCAtctttttttccaaaattcttagattattattaatgagTGAGtaacaatattatcaaatgcACAGGATGTCTAATGCGGATCACTACCTTTAAACTTAAGCTCAAAGTTAACTAAATTATATTGTGGTTTATTAAACTGGAATTTGTTACTCATCTATCCGTCAGCTTCGaagtttttttctttcaaaaatttggCGATTAACCAACCGGGTAAAAAAACGGTCTCGCATGACACATATAACAAGTTCAAGttttataaatattaatattatttcattaaatagGTACGTAGTATTCTATATGCACtcatattttgttttggtTAACACCAAACATGCCAAAATCTCTTTATAAACGACATCTTGGCGACGGCAGCTTCCTCTGCTATTACTTCTGCCCTATGCAAATGTGGATCCAAGGCCTTTCTCCCAGTATCAAGGtccatttcttcaagtGTAACCACCCAGGaccaattcttgaaataaaGTTTGTGTCCAATGTAACAGACGATTAAGATAGGCAATGACAGATACCCTTCGAAAAACGATTGTACATCCGCAGAATCACCTCCTAATGGGAATAATGAAGTCCAGAACGATGCAACTAACACTAGGAAAAGAACAACCACACCGTATAATGACCCCCATACACCGGTTTGTGATAAGTATGGCATTTCGTCAAGGGATCTATTTTGTTTAATCATTGCTTGACGGAATCTAATATGCGATATGTTAATGGCCATCCAGCAGAAAATAGTCGATAAACCTGAAAGGGCACTTAACCAGGTGAACACTTCATTCTGTTTATCACTTGCTGCAATGAATGATAAGAGACCAAAGAATAAAGTCACCAAAGTTGCATTAATGGGTCTACCTCTCTTGTCTACTTTACCTAGTTTCTTTGGAAGGTTACCAATATGGGCCATGGAGACCATACATCTTGAACATGCGTAAACTGCACTATTTGCTACTGAAATAATAGAGATTAGGATAATGGcattcattaatgaatcTAAACCTTTAATACCACCATTTTCAATGGCGATGACTAATGGAGAAGCAGCTGCATCAACAGATGATGTACCACTCATTAATCTTGGATCATCATATGGGACTAAACAACCCACTAAAGTTAAAATGGTCACATATGAGGCTGTAATCAACCAAAACGTTCTCTTAGCAGCCTTAGGAATAGTCTTTCTTGGATCCTTACTTTCTGCGGCAGAGACAGCCGTCATTTCAATACCACTATAAGAGAATGCTGCAGTGACAAATACAGAACATAAACCTTTGAACTTGGTACCACTTGTATGACCAACAAATGCACCAGGGTTATGCCAGTATTTCCCACCTAGGTATCCACCCTTGGGACCACCACCACAGGATAGAACAATACCCAAGATGGTGAATCCAATAATGGCTAAAATTTTCACCATGGATAGAACAAATTCGGTCTCACCGAAAGATTTCACGTCTAACATATTAGCTAAGGTGATCACGGTGTAAAAGATGGCCACCCATGCGTCTGAATTAATGGTACTATTCCAATATTTAATGGTAATGGATGCGGCAACTAATTCCAAAGGTAAAAGAACTAACCATTGAGctaaataattcaaattcacaGCAAATGCAAAAGATGGATCTACGAATCTGGTAATGTAGACGTTAAACCCACCAACAACTGGGAATGCAGCCGCCAGTTCACCTAATGAGTTGATAACTGTGAAAAGACATGTACTGATAATAACCCAATCAATGACTAATGATGCTGGACCTCCTGATGCAAGAGCTGCACCTGAGTTAACAAAAAGACCTACACCGATGGCACCACCCACAGCTAATGTTAACAGATGACGGATCGATAGATCTTTATTCAAACTTTTGTTGATATCCTCCTTCGTTACCGATGATTGGGACGTTATATCGATATTGTCCTCAATAGGGGAATCCTTGGACTTTTCATTGAAGGGGGAAGGAGTATTTGAAGTAAACGAATGAACTTGGGAAGACGAACGCCCTATTCCTTCCTCTCCTTCTTCATCTGGAGCTCTAAACCCGTCTATAACATCGGCccaatattctttctttagAGGATTCTTTTTTGTCATTACTTCTTTGTAAACCAATAAGTGATGATGCTGATGATAATAAGTACCACTTTGTAGTTACAATGAGCTATCCCGAGAGAGTTTTTAAAGTGTCTGTGTGGCTTTCAAGATCTTGGTGGAAAAATTTAGACGTTTAACGATCCGCTGCAGGCattgtttttttaaataaaaggaatgaaaaagaaatttcacGGAAGGAGAGAAAACCTCGAGTGAGTCAAGATATCGTGATTGGCGTTTCCCATTACGAAATTTAGCCAAGCCATACAAAACTGGGGGCAGTTTCCTGGCAGTTTCCTGAGACCATCAGCGATGGATTCTCGAAGGACTGTTTGCGgtaatttaattaaacaGGGacaaaattaatttaaaaacGGAAACTTTTGACTCTGTTTTCCGTTTTGTCTGACGCGCGCCAGTAAAGCGAATTTTCTCTTAATCGCAAGATTTTACTAAAAGCTAATTGAATTCTGTTTTTTGGTATATCATGTTTTCAGTCACCTTTCCTCCAAACTAGGTactaatttgaaataaagGTGTTTGGAATGGGAATGATGTTCCAGCTCTGTATTTGTTCTATATTTTCAGGAAATCcatatgaaattgaacaacACTTTGAACAAAAACTGTGTAAGATGGCAGATTTAATCCTGAGTATAACTTGTTGTAGTAGAGTAGGTCTTCATAGTATTATTTTTTGGTGATGGAGTCAGGTTGAATATTGTAATTCATTGTTTTTATTCAGTGTTCGAAGATATTAGTTATTTACCAGACTATTTATTGCTGCGTATCTTACTTACTCTATTCATATCCAAGGATTCGCTCGTCGCGGCTCCTTGGTATTATATACTAAGGAGGATCTCTAGATCCCCCAGCccatattccaaatatggaCAAGTTTACCCACTCGGGTACTTCGGATACTCAATATCCGGGATAGGAAACATATCCTACCATACGACAGCCTGGTTCGGCCCATGAGACACAAACGCCTGAACCTCTAGTTCAGTTTACCATACAACATCCTCCTCCTCCCAACTTGAGACATCAGATTCAAGCTTGATCAGAGCTCAAGTTGTCAGCTTCCAGTTGTTCGAAGTCGGTTTGTAATGAATTCAAACTATGAATTGGTAAAGGTCTCAGTTATGCAACTGTATTCAACAGTGATATGTGGGTCAACATCTTGCATCTTGCAATAAAATATCCCTTCACGTGGAAAATAACCCACTAAGGCTGTATTCTCAGGAACTCTGGCAAGTCTCTCAAGACTCGTTCTTGGTTTCTGTTTCGGACATCTGTCCACTCCTGGAATGCATGGCTTCAGCCACACCGTATTTATCATTCTGTATAGCTTCCTCATTAATGGTAGGTCTAATTCACAACAATTCGCACCTACTTTCACTACTTAAAAAACCTCACATGAAATTAGCTGAATCTTTTAATAAAAACCTTGGATAAAATATGTCGTACCCAATCACCTATTTCGTAATCAACTTGGATGCTCTTCCTATTGGTATCCTATTCTTGAAGTATTTGTATTTCCTctaatttattttgttttccaTGGGTTAAAGCTTTGCATATTGAGCCATTCCAAATATCAAAAGGTTCAGAGAAATTTTATTGGCTCAAATGTTACAAAGATGTACAAGATTATGTCAAAAGTTATCTCCAGTGccaattaatgaaaagtCATAGACCTAAAGGCCAAGAGCTAGCGCAACCCTTACCTGTACCTGAGGGCCAATGGCTAAACATTTCTATGGACTTTGTCACCagtattttaatttctgaAAGAGGATGTAATATTATCATGGTCATTGTAAATAGGTTTTCAAAGAGAAGCAATTTTATAGCGGCTAAAAAGACTTATGGGAGTTCAGATATATTAGACGCGATGTTAAGATTCGTTTTCTCTCTACATGGCTTTCCAGTATCCATCGTAAGCAATAGAGACATCAGGTTTAATTCTAAAATGTATAAGGAACTCACGGAGAGATTAGGTATTAAACTATTGATGTCAACCAGCAATCATCCACAAACGGACAGCCAGCCTGCGAGAGTGAATAGAACTTTAGGACAATTGTTTAGGTTCTATTGTCATAATGACTAGGCAAGTTGGAATAGGTTATTACCTCATGTTGAATATGTTTACAACATTACCTATCAGAAAGTTTTGGGTATGTCACCGTTTGAAGCGGATTTAGGGTATAAACCAAATGAGCCAGTTAAGAATAAAGATTTAGAGATTAATGCGAGATAACGTGTATACTAGAATGGAATCCAAATAACTTATGATCGTGACACCTCTTTCTTTTTACTATTAGGTGATTTGTTGCCTGTCTGGACAACACCATCTAGATGTTTCCAGTGCCACTCAAGGTCTGCAGAAAAGATCataatttcatccaaaTAAACATTCACATAGTCGAAGTCTCCGAACATATCAGACCATATACCTTGCAAATGTACTAGGAACATTAACCAAATCGAAAGGCATAACAGTGAACCAAAAGAGTAAGTAACATAAGTAACAAAAAATAGTCTAACAAATAAGCATTAATATTGAATACctaataacaataacaactCTCAACCTGAATCCAACAAGTTGTCATAGTATCGCTCATGGTGATTGATTCAGGTCGAGAGTAGTTATTGTATTCATTGTTATTAAGTATTCAATATTAATAGTTATTTATTAGATTATTTCGTTCTGTGACTCTCTTCGGAACTCCTTGACCTTATATATTCATGAGGATCTCTAGATCCCCTAGTCCACAATCCACATATGGACTCACTTACCCACTCGGGTAATACGGATACTCAATATCCTTAATAGGGAAAATAACCTACAAGGCGACAACCTCGTTCGGCTTGTAGTGTTCCGTTCCACCCACGGGTTTTGAGTGTCTGAACCTCTAATCTAAACTACCTTCAcaaattataaaatatatgaagCGGTGGCTCAATGGTAGAGCTTTCGGCTCCAGTTAAATTCTGGAAAATTTCGGAAACAATTGCAATCGAAGGGTTGCAGGTTCAATTCCTGTCCGTCTCatgttatattttttttgtttatttttggaGGAAACAAGCGCCCAGCCGTCCAGctgaaaaaaaacaatATGTAACGTTAAAGTAAACAAACGCCTCGAAGCTCAGCCTGCATGTGCCAAGCCATCAGTTTCCAAATTTAGCTTCCGCCATACTATCTTGAATATATAATCAGGATGGAATTCTTTTTTGTCAAACCTCATGGTTCATTCAAGAACCACAAACAGGAACTAGACTTCATCCAATGAGAAATTCAGACATATTTTTACGATTAGTTACGGGCGCATGTTTATTGTCGTCCACCGCCCTGGCAGCTACAACCTCATGTAATCCATTGAGTGCTACTGGATGTGAGGCTGATACAGCTCTAGCAACAGCCATTTCAGAGGATTTTCATACAAATTCATCGTATTTCATCGATCAAAAACACGCTGGTACGATCACTTACAGCGATGATGGGGTAGCACTAACTTTAGCAAAAAGATTCGACAATCCTGCATTGAAATCAGATTTCTATATAATGTATGGTAAACTGGAAGTAATATTGAAAGCCGGTTCAGGAACAGGGATAATCTCATCTTTCTATTTACAAAGTGACGATTTGGACGAAATCGATATTGAGTGGGTTGGTGGTGATACCACCCAGTTCCAATCAAATTACTTCTCAAAGGGTAACGTTACCACGTATGATAGGGGAGAATTTCATATCGTGGAATCTCCTCAAACAGAATATCATAATTATACTTTAGATTGGGCTATGGATAAGACAACTTGGTATCTAGATGGACAGGCCGTAAGAGTACTCCCTAATACCACATCCGAAGGATACCCCCAAAGTCCTATGTACATTATGATGGGTATTTGGGCTGGTGGTGATCCAGATAATGCCGCTGGGACCATTGAATGGGCGGGGGGACTCACTGATTATTCTCAGGCTCCATTTACTATGAACATGCAAAAAGTAGTAGTGACTGACTATTCTACGGGGAAACAATATTCTTATGGTGACCAATCTGGGAGTTGGGAATCTATTGACTCAGATGGTGGTGAAATTTACGGAAGATATGAACAAGctcaagaagattttgCAACATTAGTTCAAAATGGAACAATATCTACCTCTGAGTCAACCTCTTCGTCGTCAACCGCACCAACGTCTTCCTCTAGTACTTCCCTACCTAAAAGTTCTTCCACTCACATTTCCTCTACGCAATCTACCTTATCCTCTATCATGCATGCCGTTTCAGAAAACTCTTCCAACAGTACTTCTGCATCTAACACTAGGACTTTAGCTCCTCAAAGTAGCACAATGACAGTAGGTTCTACGTCACATTCATCGATTCAATCCACCTTGGTAACATCAACAGtagcatcatcatcagcCTCACGGGCTAATTCTACCTCATCGAGGGCGTCTTCCACGAGTCATTCCATTTCAACATCCTCTGGAGCCGCAGATATAATCAACACCCCCAATTCTCTAGTCGCCATCATACTTCTCCCGCTATTTGcctttttttaaataactTTATATAGACTTTCTTTGTAATTGACAGCATACCAAATTGATACCCTTACtttttgattattattCCTTCTTATCATATAATTGTGTCACTTTTACAATTTGTTTATGGCGGCCCAAATTAATACCTCCATTATGGTCCGGCATTTTTCAACTGggttttttttcaatattttttttttgttagATGATGGATGGATCAATAGAGACAATAAGCTACAAATATAGATTAGAACAAAGAGCTAAGCAAAAGTTAGttcttttattatattgACAAAAGGAAACGCAAGACGAGATGAAAGTGATAGAACCAAGAGATGCATTTCTAAGCGACTACGAAGTCCTGCAATTTCTCAGTAAACTGGAAAGACGCCATCATTGGGATGATGAGACAACGCTGGCaaaccaaaaaaataagaaaatgaagaagaagatcaagagACCATACAATCACGCAGAATTGCAAAATATAACGAGGAATACCATTAATTATCTGTCCATGAACAAGAATTTTATTCAACAAGGTGAAgatgatgttgatgatCCACAGGAAGCTAAAGTGGTCAATGAAAGTAATATAAAGTCAGCTATTTGTAATTTGAATGACGAACGATTCACCGAATTCATGCAACGtttaaatgaatttgatttgtttaaagtggaaaaattacaaatcGTCAATGATTTCCCAACTAATATGGTTCATTTGTATTCAATCATAGAAGAATGTGATTCTCgatttaatgaagaacaGATAGAACAAATTTTAAGTATAGtaaaatcattttcataaaatataaCATGATAAACCAATGTAGTAATATATCAAATGCATACAAACATAGAATATTCTCATTTTATAAATGATTATATACACTTgttattatatataaaagGATATGGTTAAAtgttttttgtttgaaCTGGAAGAAATGCATCTAATATGAGCTACTGAAGTTAAACTCCGAATTTGAGAATAAAATGCTAGACgtctttttttttggatATGAATTCCAGGCTTTGAAATAAACATAGCTTTATCTTTATGCAGTCCACCTACTTTCAAGATATAAAGAATGGAATCAAGCTTAGGCTTACCAATGACGCTGCTCTATGAAAGTGATATTTTATCAGTATTTTTGTTTAGAGCTACTTAATTTTGAGATGCTATTACCCGGTGAGACCAGGCACGGGGAtcttattttattaatcATACCTTCTTAATGAGTAGACTTGAGTTATGATCTCTCATTGTGCTCTATCTATCCATAtatccaataatttaattttttgcAGAAGCATCTATCCTCCATAACCGATCATGAAGTTTGGAGAAACCCTCAGTAGG
Coding sequences within:
- the MHO1 gene encoding Mho1p (ancestral locus Anc_5.156), encoding MSIRPATHAGSWYSKNATDLSHQLQTYLTSTKKPIVSNARVIISPHAGYRYCGHTMAYSFASLALTKKVKRVFILGPSHHIYFKNEVFVSGFDAIETPLGEFKVDKDVCKKLVKAKHGKKLFAFMNQDVDMDEHSLEMQFSMLAQTLKWRDIELEQVKVIPMMVSHNSTEVDMEVGEELAKYLVDPENLFILSSDFCHWGRRFEYTGYVGSEGELKEAMEEETEIEMLTARSKLKHHQVPIWKSIEILDRAAMHTLSESTNENRYKAWKRYLEITGNTICGERPIGVILAALSYLPKDEKVTFEWPNYSQSSQVQNLDESSVSYSSGYVTL
- the SUI2 gene encoding translation initiation factor eIF2 subunit alpha (ancestral locus Anc_5.157), whose product is MTTNHCRFYENKFPEVDDIVMVNVQQIAEMGAYVKLLEYDNIEGMILLSELSRRRIRSIQKLIRVGKNDVAVVLRVDKEKGYIDLSKRRVSSEDIINCEEKYQKSKAVNSILRFCAEKFQIPLEDLYKSIAWPLSRKYGNAYEAFKLSIIDETVWEGIEPPSKEILNELKVYISKRLTPQAVKIRADVEVSCFSYEGIDAIKEALKAAEDLSTEQMEIKVKLVAAPLYVLTTQALDKQQGIAKLQEAIEKINETISKYDGVCNVTMPPKAVTATEDAELQALLESKELDNKSDSESDSEDSD
- the NCAS0D01870 gene encoding amino acid permease (ancestral locus Anc_5.158); the protein is MTKKNPLKKEYWADVIDGFRAPDEEGEEGIGRSSSQVHSFTSNTPSPFNEKSKDSPIEDNIDITSQSSVTKEDINKSLNKDLSIRHLLTLAVGGAIGVGLFVNSGAALASGGPASLVIDWVIISTCLFTVINSLGELAAAFPVVGGFNVYITRFVDPSFAFAVNLNYLAQWLVLLPLELVAASITIKYWNSTINSDAWVAIFYTVITLANMLDVKSFGETEFVLSMVKILAIIGFTILGIVLSCGGGPKGGYLGGKYWHNPGAFVGHTSGTKFKGLCSVFVTAAFSYSGIEMTAVSAAESKDPRKTIPKAAKRTFWLITASYVTILTLVGCLVPYDDPRLMSGTSSVDAAASPLVIAIENGGIKGLDSLMNAIILISIISVANSAVYACSRCMVSMAHIGNLPKKLGKVDKRGRPINATLVTLFFGLLSFIAASDKQNEVFTWLSALSGLSTIFCWMAINISHIRFRQAMIKQNRSLDEMPYLSQTGVWGSLYGVVVLFLVLVASFWTSLFPLGGDSADVQSFFEGYLSLPILIVCYIGHKLYFKNWSWVVTLEEMDLDTGRKALDPHLHRAEVIAEEAAVAKMSFIKRFWHVWC
- the NCAS0D01880 gene encoding uncharacterized protein, with the protein product MFLVHLQGIWSDMFGDFDYVNVYLDEIMIFSADLEWHWKHLDGVVQTGNKSPNSKKKEVSRS
- the NCAS0D01890 gene encoding glycoside hydrolase family 16 protein, whose product is MRNSDIFLRLVTGACLLSSTALAATTSCNPLSATGCEADTALATAISEDFHTNSSYFIDQKHAGTITYSDDGVALTLAKRFDNPALKSDFYIMYGKLEVILKAGSGTGIISSFYLQSDDLDEIDIEWVGGDTTQFQSNYFSKGNVTTYDRGEFHIVESPQTEYHNYTLDWAMDKTTWYLDGQAVRVLPNTTSEGYPQSPMYIMMGIWAGGDPDNAAGTIEWAGGLTDYSQAPFTMNMQKVVVTDYSTGKQYSYGDQSGSWESIDSDGGEIYGRYEQAQEDFATLVQNGTISTSESTSSSSTAPTSSSSTSLPKSSSTHISSTQSTLSSIMHAVSENSSNSTSASNTRTLAPQSSTMTVGSTSHSSIQSTLVTSTVASSSASRANSTSSRASSTSHSISTSSGAADIINTPNSLVAIILLPLFAFF
- the RPC17 gene encoding DNA-directed RNA polymerase III subunit RPC17 (ancestral locus Anc_5.160), whose amino-acid sequence is MKVIEPRDAFLSDYEVLQFLSKLERRHHWDDETTLANQKNKKMKKKIKRPYNHAELQNITRNTINYLSMNKNFIQQGEDDVDDPQEAKVVNESNIKSAICNLNDERFTEFMQRLNEFDLFKVEKLQIVNDFPTNMVHLYSIIEECDSRFNEEQIEQILSIVKSFS